One Azospirillum brasilense DNA window includes the following coding sequences:
- a CDS encoding type VI secretion system Vgr family protein produces MAKRFSQDGQYLSITTPLGADALALRTIVGEERLSSLFTYRITMISSDEDIAFDRVVGKAVTVAITLGDQETVRHINAIVGRIELTHVDDRGQVAHYEAELHPWLWMLTHSGDCRIFQEKTVPEIVEEVCKGAGYTDLKKSLTGTYAKREYCVQYRETDYNFVARLLEEEGIFYYFTHEDGKHTLVLGDGANAFAKSPLLDAFEYRTTEGHDDEDHVLNGLSVERRVTTKSYGIDGYHFETPSTDLYATAEGASGFGTVSDYMGRHTTSSDGEAMAKLRQQALAFPGRRVRGSGECRSLEAGTRITVSGHSKSDLNAEYVLHSVRIDGASGHFNAHFTAFPPDLPFRPLDTAVKPRIHSTQTAIVVGKSGEEIWLDKYGRIKVQFHWDRLGKKDEKSSCWVRVAQNWAGKNYGIMFFPRVGQEVVVTFLDGDPDRPLVTGSVYNAEQTVPYTLPDDSTKSTIKTQTSKNGTGKFNEIRFEDKADAEEIFVHAQKDMNVEVLNDVTRLIKHDEVETVENDSTIDIQHDRKLTVKNDRSITVSEGNETHEVAKGTRAVTVKGNETHTNKADFIHKADGDYTLTVKGNLTIDVTGDVVIKGKSVKVTATSGEVGVKSGTDMKLDAGGAFNAKSGMAMEIKSGMGMDVKASMGMNLKAGMALTAEGLSATLKAQTMGEVSAGAIMTVKGTLVKVN; encoded by the coding sequence ATGGCGAAGCGCTTTTCCCAGGACGGCCAGTATCTGTCCATCACCACCCCGCTGGGGGCGGACGCGCTGGCGCTGCGCACCATCGTGGGGGAGGAGCGGCTGTCGTCGCTGTTCACCTACCGCATCACCATGATCTCGTCGGACGAGGACATCGCCTTCGACCGCGTCGTCGGCAAGGCGGTGACCGTCGCCATCACGCTCGGCGACCAGGAGACGGTGCGCCACATCAACGCCATCGTCGGCCGGATCGAGCTGACCCACGTCGACGACCGCGGCCAGGTCGCCCATTACGAGGCGGAGCTTCACCCCTGGCTGTGGATGCTGACCCATTCCGGCGACTGCCGCATCTTCCAGGAGAAGACGGTCCCGGAGATCGTCGAGGAGGTCTGCAAGGGCGCCGGCTACACCGATCTCAAGAAGTCGCTGACCGGCACCTACGCCAAGCGCGAATATTGCGTGCAGTACCGCGAGACCGACTACAACTTCGTCGCCCGGCTGCTCGAAGAGGAAGGCATCTTCTACTACTTCACGCATGAGGACGGGAAGCACACGCTGGTGCTGGGCGACGGGGCCAACGCCTTCGCCAAGAGCCCGCTGCTCGACGCCTTCGAATACCGCACCACCGAAGGGCACGACGACGAGGACCATGTGCTGAACGGGCTCAGCGTCGAGCGGCGGGTGACGACCAAGAGCTACGGGATCGACGGCTACCATTTCGAGACGCCCTCGACCGACCTCTACGCCACGGCGGAAGGCGCCTCAGGCTTCGGCACGGTCAGCGACTACATGGGCCGCCACACCACCTCGTCGGATGGCGAGGCGATGGCCAAGCTTCGCCAGCAGGCACTGGCCTTTCCCGGTCGCCGGGTGCGCGGCAGCGGCGAATGTCGCTCGCTGGAGGCCGGCACGCGCATCACCGTGTCCGGCCACAGCAAGAGCGACCTGAACGCCGAGTATGTCCTGCATTCGGTGCGCATCGACGGGGCGAGCGGCCATTTCAACGCTCATTTCACCGCCTTCCCGCCCGACCTGCCCTTCCGCCCGCTCGACACGGCGGTGAAGCCGCGCATCCACTCCACCCAGACCGCCATCGTCGTCGGCAAGAGCGGGGAGGAGATCTGGCTCGACAAGTACGGGCGGATCAAGGTGCAATTCCACTGGGACCGGCTGGGCAAGAAGGACGAGAAAAGCTCCTGCTGGGTCCGCGTCGCGCAGAACTGGGCGGGCAAGAACTACGGCATCATGTTTTTCCCCCGCGTCGGGCAGGAGGTGGTGGTCACCTTCCTCGACGGCGACCCCGACCGCCCGCTGGTCACCGGCTCGGTCTACAACGCCGAACAGACCGTGCCCTACACGCTGCCCGACGATTCGACCAAGAGCACCATCAAGACCCAGACCTCGAAGAACGGCACCGGCAAGTTCAACGAGATCCGCTTCGAGGACAAGGCCGACGCCGAGGAGATTTTCGTTCACGCCCAGAAGGACATGAACGTCGAGGTGTTGAACGACGTGACCCGCCTCATCAAGCACGACGAGGTGGAGACGGTCGAGAACGACAGCACCATCGACATCCAGCACGACCGCAAGCTGACCGTGAAGAACGATCGCAGCATCACCGTGTCGGAGGGCAACGAGACGCACGAGGTCGCGAAGGGCACGCGCGCCGTGACGGTGAAGGGGAACGAGACCCACACCAACAAGGCGGACTTCATCCACAAGGCCGACGGCGACTACACCCTGACCGTGAAGGGCAATCTGACCATCGACGTGACCGGCGACGTGGTCATCAAGGGCAAGTCGGTGAAGGTGACCGCCACGTCGGGCGAGGTCGGCGTCAAGTCCGGAACGGACATGAAACTCGACGCCGGCGGCGCCTTCAACGCGAAATCCGGCATGGCCATGGAGATCAAGTCGGGCATGGGCATGGACGTGAAGGCGAGCATGGGCATGAACCTGAAAGCCGGCATGGCCCTGACCGCGGAGGGGCTGTCCGCGACGCTGAAGGCCCAGACCATGGGCGAGGTCAGCGCCGGCGCCATCATGACCGTCAAAGGCACCCTGGTGAAGGTGAATTGA
- a CDS encoding toxin-antitoxin system YwqK family antitoxin: MAGETADEAVSDPQPVEERDEQGRIVRSGEMRDEEFHGLYTAYGEDGHPILRARLRAGRLHGEVRNYAPGGALVQVAEYADGVQHGQTTFYANARPTCRMTYRSGLLNGPSVFFHESGTVAAVFQYCDGKREGEALFHSPQGRPMRRESYANDRLHGPVLGYYDDGTVSERAAFLDGLQDGVLRRYFPSGTLMQHGVYRRGLLIEPLRTYSEDGKEIAVLQPPAG; encoded by the coding sequence ATGGCCGGTGAGACAGCCGACGAAGCCGTATCCGATCCCCAACCCGTGGAGGAGCGCGACGAGCAGGGCCGCATCGTGCGCAGCGGCGAGATGCGCGATGAGGAGTTTCATGGCCTTTACACCGCTTACGGCGAGGACGGTCACCCGATCCTGCGCGCCCGGCTGCGCGCCGGCAGGCTGCATGGGGAGGTGCGCAACTACGCCCCCGGCGGCGCCCTGGTCCAGGTGGCCGAGTATGCCGACGGCGTGCAGCACGGCCAGACCACCTTCTACGCCAACGCCCGCCCGACCTGCCGCATGACCTACCGCAGCGGGCTCCTCAACGGCCCGTCCGTCTTCTTCCATGAAAGCGGCACGGTGGCCGCCGTCTTCCAGTATTGCGACGGCAAGCGCGAGGGCGAGGCGCTGTTCCACAGCCCGCAGGGCCGCCCAATGCGCCGGGAGAGCTACGCCAACGACCGCCTGCACGGCCCGGTGCTGGGCTATTACGACGACGGCACGGTGAGCGAGCGTGCGGCCTTTCTGGACGGGCTTCAGGACGGGGTGCTGCGCCGCTACTTCCCCTCCGGCACGCTGATGCAGCACGGCGTCTACCGCCGCGGCCTGCTGATCGAACCGCTGCGGACCTATTCGGAGGACGGCAAGGAGATTGCCGTGCTTCAGCCTCCGGCGGGGTGA
- a CDS encoding class I SAM-dependent methyltransferase, protein MASHDSSIFASILAKLNDIGQRLERLETLQADPSSSPARLGAPTPRTTHLFDALWCDARGVYVRGWAHAYHLPILDMFLESGEARVRIPRCPRPDLLAFWPDWPHVVDSGFAVHLACPPFQPVRLRLVTADGEAMIEVSGPTHADPYAVPSGDQAAVTQRFIEAMRASHGQVLEIGGRTITQPSVFRQALEGSGCRYIGFDIHPAPGVDIVGDAHALSRYVAPGSLDGVCSLAVLEHLEAPWLAAAEMNRALKVGGLVYHAVPQCWPIHELPNDFWRMSDEGLRVLFGPALGFEVLERGMCNPMAILPEPGLRLGPFLEMPFSSGFGTAYILARKHADIDDGAVRWPGSPDGLSERSRHYPSHGGSTLTPRGEGDA, encoded by the coding sequence TTGGCTTCGCACGACAGCAGCATTTTCGCGTCAATTCTCGCCAAATTGAATGACATCGGGCAAAGATTGGAACGGCTGGAGACACTCCAGGCCGACCCATCCTCATCTCCGGCCCGGCTCGGTGCGCCGACGCCGCGGACCACTCATTTGTTTGACGCGCTGTGGTGCGATGCCCGGGGAGTCTACGTCCGGGGGTGGGCCCACGCCTACCATCTCCCCATTCTTGACATGTTTCTGGAATCCGGCGAGGCCAGGGTCCGGATCCCTCGCTGTCCCCGGCCCGACCTGCTGGCCTTCTGGCCGGACTGGCCGCACGTCGTCGACAGCGGCTTTGCCGTTCATCTTGCCTGCCCACCTTTTCAGCCGGTGAGACTTCGCCTCGTGACGGCGGACGGGGAGGCGATGATCGAGGTGTCCGGTCCGACGCACGCCGACCCCTACGCCGTCCCGTCCGGTGACCAGGCCGCGGTGACCCAGCGCTTCATCGAGGCCATGCGGGCGTCTCACGGCCAAGTGCTGGAGATCGGCGGCCGCACCATCACGCAGCCCAGCGTGTTCCGGCAAGCGCTGGAGGGAAGCGGTTGCCGCTACATCGGGTTCGATATCCACCCGGCGCCGGGGGTGGACATCGTCGGCGACGCCCACGCGTTGAGCCGGTACGTCGCGCCGGGCAGCCTCGACGGGGTGTGCTCACTGGCGGTGCTGGAGCATTTGGAGGCGCCGTGGTTGGCCGCGGCGGAGATGAACCGAGCCCTGAAGGTCGGGGGGCTGGTGTACCACGCCGTTCCGCAGTGCTGGCCGATTCATGAGCTGCCGAACGACTTCTGGCGAATGTCGGATGAAGGGCTGCGGGTCCTTTTCGGCCCGGCCCTGGGGTTCGAGGTCCTGGAAAGGGGCATGTGCAACCCCATGGCGATATTGCCCGAACCGGGGCTGCGGTTGGGCCCGTTCCTGGAAATGCCCTTTTCATCGGGCTTCGGTACGGCCTACATCCTGGCTCGCAAACACGCGGATATCGACGACGGTGCGGTCCGCTGGCCCGGAAGTCCGGACGGCTTGTCGGAACGCTCCCGGCATTACCCAAGCCACGGGGGCTCCACTCTCACCCCGAGGGGGGAGGGGGATGCTTGA